Proteins encoded within one genomic window of Hermetia illucens chromosome 2, iHerIll2.2.curated.20191125, whole genome shotgun sequence:
- the LOC119649216 gene encoding uncharacterized protein LOC119649216, with protein sequence MQKQEKRRELRLKKFWRSPKATSSEDSTGYESPTHVKANHDPLGSVQSNNKPTCSLPLLQVWPSQDSPRGEADGQSFIFPAIGDELSPGTHSGNHNNNDRRNSLFCDTLHAGDSGIDSIQASPSPNALPCPPGLASTQISPVTSPTNGSPNLSIGRFRRKSSALLHPDHARLFALRHHHFQQSTTSPDQTSLEDVTEFNDGNDAAINNLCTASTSTTSSLTSVAAASLGAGNSQRVSDPWLHPNSHLDRDRGEHDHSRRRSSTMTARYSLFDALDLEYALLRAAARGSVGPYSLSESIHKLTFTQSLAFPALARGLATKRRRSATQSSSRPLNPNESGLNTFAKVVTAVVLVMVSFLVFLVVYKFVRT encoded by the exons AAACAAGAAAAAAGACGCGAATTGCGTCTGAAAAAGTTTTGGCGTTCGCCAAAGGCAACATCATCCGAGGACTCGACAGGATACGAGAGTCCGACACATGTGAAAGCCAACCATGATCCACTCGGATCAGTGCAGTCAAATAATAAACCAACTTGCTCGTTGCCACTATTGCAAGTATGGCCAAGTCAG gactcgccacgAGGTGAGGCCGACGGTCAAAGCTTCATCTTTCCAGCGATTGGTGATGAACTCAGTCCTGGAACACACAGCGGCAACCACAACAACAACGATCGACGTAACTCTCTCTTCTGTGATACTTTACACGCTGGTGATTCTGGAATCGATTCAATTCAAGCTTCACCCTCGCCGAACGCCCTTCCTTGTCCACCAGGACTCGCCTCCACACAAATTTCGCCTGTTACTTCACCGACGAATGGATCGCCTAATCTCTCAATCGGAAGATTTCGTCGAAAGTCAAGTGCACTTCTACATCCTGATCATGCTAGATTATTTGCTTTGCGTCATCACCATTTTCAACAATCAACCACTTCACCGGATCAAACCTCGTTGGAGGATGTCACAGAGTTCAACGATGGCAATGATGCGGCGATAAATAATCTCTGTACGGCCAGTACAAGCACAACCTCGTCCCTGACCTCGGTGGCGGCGGCAAGCTTGGGGGCAGGTAATTCCCAAAGGGTTTCGGATCCTTGGCTCCACCCCAACTCTCATTTGGATCGAGATAGGGGGGAGCACGATCATAGCCGAAGACGATCATCAACAATGACTGCACGGTATTCACTGTTCGATGCCTTGGACTTAGAATATGCCTTGCTGCGTGCCGCGGCACGAGGATCTGTGGGTCCTTATTCGCTGAGTGAGTCAATTCACAAGCTCACCTTCACACAATCATTGGCCTTTCCTGCCCTGGCGCGGGGGCTGGCAACGAAGCGGCGGAGATCAGCCACGCAGAGTTCATCACGCCCCCTGAATCCTAATGAATCTGGTTTGAATACATTCGCAAAGGTTGTAACGGCTGTTGTGCTAGTGATGGTTAGTTTTCTGGTGTTTTTAGTTGTCTATAAATTTGTAAGGACGTGA